The genomic segment GTCAGCCAGATCCAGCAAAGTGCCCGACAGGCCGAAGCGGAAATTGAACAGGAAAGCCATCAGGTACTGCGTGAGGTACGCCCCGATAGCTTTAAACTGGCCAGCGAGTTTGTGGCCAGTCTGGATGCGCTGAAACTGCTCAAAGGGAAAGTGATCAGTCTGGAGGAAGTGAAATACATTAATCTGGATGTACTCAGTACCATTCAAAGCAATATTGATGAGCAGACTCGCATACTCAGCCATGCCACGGCGACTTTCCTGCAGCAGGATAAAGCACTGGCGCCGTATCATGAGCAGTTGCAGGAAATTAATGAGAAAAGTGAGCAAAGCGACAGTGTCACTGAGCTCAAAGGGTATCTTGGTTCACTGGAAACGCTGGGCGGCGAGTTGGATCTGCTCAACCACACCATGCTGGATCTGGAGATTGAAGACAGCCGGGTAAGAACCCAAATTCTTGAAGACGTGAGTGGCGTCTATGCGCTGGTTAACCGCGCTAAAGCGGCCGTTGAGATCCGCCGTAAAAGTCTCGGGAGTGTTGAGGCCAAGGCCGAATTTGCCGCGCGCTTTAAGCTGTTCAGTCAGAGTATCACCAGTGCCCTGAGTGCCGCTAAAACGCCTGAACAATGTGACGAGCAGCTCTCTCGGTTGCTTATACAGCTTGAGGAGCTTGAGTCTCAGTTCAGTGAGTACGATGAGTTTCTGAGTGAGATCCTGGCAAAGCGGGATGATGTTTACGAAAGCTTTGAAGCGCATAAGCAGCAGCTGATTGACGAACGCCAACGTCGGGCACTGAATCTGGCAACCGCAGCAGAGCGGATTTTGCAGGGAGTAAGCCGTCGCACCCAAAGCTTTACTGAGCTGGACCAGATAAACAGTTATTTTGCCTCTGACCCTATGATCAGTAAGCTGCGCAGTCTGACTCAGGAACTAAAAGAGCTTGGCGACGAGGTTAAAGCAGATGACATTGCCGCTAAGCTCAAAGCCAGTAAAGATCAGGGGATCCGTTCGCTCAGAGATAAACAGGATATCTATAGCGATGGCGGCAAAACCGTCAAAATCGGCAAGCATGGCTTTAGTGTTAATAAACAGGTGCTGGACCTGACGTTGTTGCCTCGAGATGACGAGTTAATGCTACACCTGACCGGTACCGAGTACTTCGATGTTATTCCCGATCAGCAAGCCCGTTCACAGTTGGCACAGGCCGCGGATTACTGGGCGCAAACCTTGCCTTCCGAAAGTGCAGAGATTTATCGCGGTGAGTTTTTGTCAGCGCAGATCCTGCGTGCGGCGCAACGAGGTGAGTCTGGCTTGTCGATGGAACAGCTCCAGCGTGCACAGCAAGAAGACTCGTTACTGACTTTAGTGCAAGCATTTGCTGAGCCCAGATATCAGGAAGGCTATGAAAAAGGCATTCATGACTTTGATGCAACCCAGATCCTGAGTGCGTTACTGAAACAGAAAAGCGAGCTGGGGTTGCTGATCTATCCCGCCAGCTGCCGGGTGATGGCGCAGCTGTTTGTCTCTGCGTTAGAGCGTGAGAAATTACAACCGTTGCAGCAACAAGCCACTCAGGCGCAATTGATGGCCACGACGCTGAACGATCCGCGCTTTAACCAGTTACTGATTGGTGAGCTAAGTGAACAACTAAACCATTTTGCAGCGCAGCTGGGTGATTACACAGGGAGTCTGGCGCGTTATTCTGCGCCACTGAGCGCTGAATATCTCATTCAGGTGTTGGCAAGCAGTAACGACCAGCCGCAGTTTGAAGTGCAGGCAGACGCACGTAAACTGGCGGAGCAGTTCCAGAGTATGGCTAAAGCCAAAGGCTTCTGGCAGACGCTGCAAGAGACCTTTGCTGAGTTAACCACCTTGTCAGAGAAGTGCCGCCTGGCGTCTGGCTGGCTGAGTGCTTATGGCGAGCAACATGACGCGAGCCTCGACTGTCAGATTGAAGCGGCGAATTACTTGTTGCTGGTTGAGCACAAAGCACTCAGTTATCAGGTGCGGGATGTTCAGACGCAGACGCACGTATCCGGTTTGATGGGGCAACACCTGCGTATTGAAGAGCAGACTCTGGCGCTCGATTATGCTGAGTTTTTGGCCCGGACCAGTGCTTACATTGAGCAGGCTTTACCTGCATATCAGCACTATCAGCAGTTAAAAGCCGATGTGCTGCAGGCGCAAAAAGCGCGTCTGCAACTGGAAGAGTTTAAGCCCAGACCGCTGAGCTCATTTGTGCGTAACCAGCTCATTGATAAGGTCTATTTTCCGATCATTGGCGATAACCTGGCCAAGCAAATCGGTGCCTCAGGCAGTGCTAAGCGCACCGATTTAATGGGCATGTTATTGCTGATCTCGCCGCCGGGATACGGTAAAACCACTTTGATTGAATATGTGGCAAACCGTCTGGGGCTGACCTTTGTTAAAGTGAACTGTCCGTCTATTGGTCATGATCAGGTCTCTTTAGATCCGTCGCAGGCAATCAATGCGACCGCCGCCAAAGAGATAGATAAAATCAACCAGAGCTTCGAAATGGGCAACAACGTAATGCTCTATCTGGATGACATTCAGCATACCAACCCGGAGTTTTTACAAAAGTTTATTTCGTTGTGTGACGGCTCACGACGCATTGACGGGGTATGGAATGGTAAGAGTAAAACCTACGACCTGCGTGGTAAAAAGTTTGCAGTGGTGATGGCGGGTAACCCGTATACCGAATCGGGTGAAAGCTTTAAGATCCCGGACATGCTGGCGAACCGGGCTGACATTTACAACCTGGGCGATACACTGGCCGGGTGTGAGCAAGAGTTTGCCATGAGCTTTGTGGAGAACGCACTTACTTCCAATGCAGTGCTGGCGCCACTGGCAAACCGCAATATGGCTGATTTGTACAAGCTGGTCCGAATTGCGCAGGGGGAAGACATTTCTCTGAACGAGCTGGAATATGGCTACTCTCAGGCACAGGCGAATGAAATTACAGCGGTACTTCAGAAGTTACTGGTCATTCGCGAAACCGTGCTTAAAGTAAACGCCCAATATATTGCCTCAGCAGCGCAGGACGATAATTATCGTACTGAGCCACCATTTAAGTTGCAGGGCAGTTACCGCAACATGAATAAGATGGCCGAAAAGGTAGTCGCCGCCATGAATCAGGCAGAACTGGAAAACCTGATCCGGGATCACTACCGGGGTGAAGCGCAAACACTGAGTAAGGGCAGTGAAGAAAACTTGCTTAAACTGGGTGAATTGCGCGATACCCTGACAGTACAGGAAAACGAGCGCTGGGCTCAGATCAAGGCGGACTATGCGCGCCTTAATCGGGCCAATGACGCAGGAAGTCCGGCATTGCTGGCGGTTGAGCAACTGGCTGAAGTGAGCGGGGCGTTGTCACAGATAGCGTCTCGTCTGGATAAAACGCAGTTAAGTCACAATTACAGTGAGCAGTTTGAAGGATTGCGAGCCATTCTTGGTGAACAGGGCGTGACAGCACAGCTGCAACAACTGACCCGACAAACTGAGCAGCCAGCCATCCTCACGGTGTTGGAGCAACTTGCTGAACAGCACAAGGCGCAAAACCAGCAACTACCGCATTGGCTGGAGACCATCACTGAGACAATAAACTCGGTCGCGCAGAACAGTGACCGCGTCACTCGTCAGGGGCAGGCTGAGCTCAAAGAAGTGCTCGAAGTGCTGGTGGCTTATCAACAGTCAGGGCAAAGCGAGCTGGTTCAGACACTGAGCGAGACGGTTGGTCAGGCGATGGCTCAAAGCGATCAGCTTGCTGCCAGCAATCAGGCAACGCTGCGGTCCGCGCTGGACTCAGTGCTCAGGCAGCAGCAAACCAACATGTCGGCTCAGGCTCAGGATATATCGAATGCACTGGCGCAGTCCGCTGCTGGGTTAGCGCATCATCAGAGCGCGCTGGATAACGTGCTGGCATCGCTGAGCAGTCAGCAACAGTCTGAACAGAGAAAGCAAAGTGATGCCCAGCAAGCACTGATTGGCGAATTAACCGCACAGCTGGCACGCATTCAGTCGGCTAATGTACAGGTAGATAACTACAGTGATGATGCCAGTGCCCAGGCGTTAGCAGCGGTCACTGAGTTACTGAGCCAAATGCATCAGGCGTCGCAGCAGAGTAATGATGCGGGGTTGCGGGCGCAACTCACAGAGATCCTTGATAAGCTTGAGAACTTGCAACTGGCGCCTGCTGATAGCAATGAACCAAGAGGAGAGAATCCTTATATGCTATAAGGCCGCACAGTGCGGCCTTATAAATTCTGCTTACTCCTCGCCTTCCGTGCTATTCGCGGTTGGTGCAGGAGTATCTGCCACTAAGCCCTGACTATCTCGGACGTTCTTTTGAACGGCAATTGCGGCATACAGGCTCATCAAATACGCGATACCATAAAAGCCCTTTTCACTGAGCAGTAGCTCGGCGCGCCACAGGGCAAATACCAGTAGCACTATGGCCAGAAGGGTGGAAGCCAGGCTCAAGACATAATACATGTTTGAGGTTGGGATTTGCTCCTGTCGGTCACGGATACACTTTTGCAGTGATACCGCAGAAAACAGGCCATACAGCAGGGCTATCAGGTAATACCCTTTTTCATTCAGTGCCATTTGCGCATTGAACAGGCCTATCAGGTAGCAGGCAATACCAATAAGCAGGGCAGCAACAGAGGCCAGTCTAAATGCTTTACTCGGTGCATAAGGGGTTGTTGTTGTCATACTGTGTTCTCCTAAAGCGGGTATTTCAGTTCAACCGGGCCATCCGGCGTCAGCACGGTACTGTGTGCCAGCAACTGATTGTTCTTTAGATAGCGGGCTATAGAGGTAAAAGTGGTGGTTTTGACCTTACCCTGGTGATCACTACTGTCTATGCCATCGTTAAAGAAGGAGCCCAGCGCCAGTTTAAAGCGGCTGACATTGAGTGTTTGCGGCTCAAAATAAGCTCGCGTATTCACTTTAAGCTGTGCCATGTCCGTGGTGTTATATAAAG from the Pseudoalteromonas sp. R3 genome contains:
- a CDS encoding DNA repair ATPase encodes the protein MTEPTSQDTASHSALEQGSYQLIKRRLSNFGSELRTQVDDLNSQRVDAFGSTELKVQGRARVRTEHNCIPRDIVLIGDKLIFAYNVFMGLKQSTHVSDVFSVQKLVQQDDHYEVEPYPSETKFLTDARFLRDFEELYTYYKETRLQHLFVQGGKLFALFQIGDRLSDVRVFRWQIAADNTLDYIDNRGERDISEHSGFDFEWIKTDRAQHEEGRHPHINVLDKVFVETVGGDLTIKIENNTETGEGIYSEPVEDSNQSLADCELYYAQVGELILLRVLPYREKQWRYFIYNCRSQQVVRQDAIGQACVQLPEDHGIIFPGGYYLQSGQTRYFEDKIEDLEFHRQLKSPNGEDVLYVFYEPTEGRYALFAYNIIEKNLQNPIYCHGYGIYEDGLTLTFKAEQEEAERVHPIQIWQSPFCSAEFAANAPAPTSGLGRIGNPDLVRAISDLYSVCKAISEQNPSVFHYEDLISHTRGILDRYHWLAEADFSTINSQLHDIFETSEQVLDEFEKVSQIQQSARQAEAEIEQESHQVLREVRPDSFKLASEFVASLDALKLLKGKVISLEEVKYINLDVLSTIQSNIDEQTRILSHATATFLQQDKALAPYHEQLQEINEKSEQSDSVTELKGYLGSLETLGGELDLLNHTMLDLEIEDSRVRTQILEDVSGVYALVNRAKAAVEIRRKSLGSVEAKAEFAARFKLFSQSITSALSAAKTPEQCDEQLSRLLIQLEELESQFSEYDEFLSEILAKRDDVYESFEAHKQQLIDERQRRALNLATAAERILQGVSRRTQSFTELDQINSYFASDPMISKLRSLTQELKELGDEVKADDIAAKLKASKDQGIRSLRDKQDIYSDGGKTVKIGKHGFSVNKQVLDLTLLPRDDELMLHLTGTEYFDVIPDQQARSQLAQAADYWAQTLPSESAEIYRGEFLSAQILRAAQRGESGLSMEQLQRAQQEDSLLTLVQAFAEPRYQEGYEKGIHDFDATQILSALLKQKSELGLLIYPASCRVMAQLFVSALEREKLQPLQQQATQAQLMATTLNDPRFNQLLIGELSEQLNHFAAQLGDYTGSLARYSAPLSAEYLIQVLASSNDQPQFEVQADARKLAEQFQSMAKAKGFWQTLQETFAELTTLSEKCRLASGWLSAYGEQHDASLDCQIEAANYLLLVEHKALSYQVRDVQTQTHVSGLMGQHLRIEEQTLALDYAEFLARTSAYIEQALPAYQHYQQLKADVLQAQKARLQLEEFKPRPLSSFVRNQLIDKVYFPIIGDNLAKQIGASGSAKRTDLMGMLLLISPPGYGKTTLIEYVANRLGLTFVKVNCPSIGHDQVSLDPSQAINATAAKEIDKINQSFEMGNNVMLYLDDIQHTNPEFLQKFISLCDGSRRIDGVWNGKSKTYDLRGKKFAVVMAGNPYTESGESFKIPDMLANRADIYNLGDTLAGCEQEFAMSFVENALTSNAVLAPLANRNMADLYKLVRIAQGEDISLNELEYGYSQAQANEITAVLQKLLVIRETVLKVNAQYIASAAQDDNYRTEPPFKLQGSYRNMNKMAEKVVAAMNQAELENLIRDHYRGEAQTLSKGSEENLLKLGELRDTLTVQENERWAQIKADYARLNRANDAGSPALLAVEQLAEVSGALSQIASRLDKTQLSHNYSEQFEGLRAILGEQGVTAQLQQLTRQTEQPAILTVLEQLAEQHKAQNQQLPHWLETITETINSVAQNSDRVTRQGQAELKEVLEVLVAYQQSGQSELVQTLSETVGQAMAQSDQLAASNQATLRSALDSVLRQQQTNMSAQAQDISNALAQSAAGLAHHQSALDNVLASLSSQQQSEQRKQSDAQQALIGELTAQLARIQSANVQVDNYSDDASAQALAAVTELLSQMHQASQQSNDAGLRAQLTEILDKLENLQLAPADSNEPRGENPYML
- the yiaA gene encoding inner membrane protein YiaA translates to MTTTTPYAPSKAFRLASVAALLIGIACYLIGLFNAQMALNEKGYYLIALLYGLFSAVSLQKCIRDRQEQIPTSNMYYVLSLASTLLAIVLLVFALWRAELLLSEKGFYGIAYLMSLYAAIAVQKNVRDSQGLVADTPAPTANSTEGEE